One genomic segment of Paraburkholderia caffeinilytica includes these proteins:
- a CDS encoding MGH1-like glycoside hydrolase domain-containing protein → MPPLRASNLLQSKEGARLHGPELDRWRRWGPYLSERQWGTVREDYSEYGTAWDYFPHDHARSRMYRWGEDGIAGFGNDPLDWCVSLALWNGHDPIIKERLFGLTNEQGNHGEDVKELYFYLDGTPTHSYMKMLYKYPHDAYPYQDLIDENRRRGADQLEYEILDTGVFDDNRYFDVYVEYAKHTPDDIVMRVTVENRADQHAALHVLPQFWARNRWAWSGKPGKPSLTLASDTEKGAYVVAHNPALGTTIVTASAQQPIEWLFCENETNVRRIFGFEGAGPFKDGFNDYLVDGDEQAIRRDKGTRAAAHVVLRFAPHERSVLYLRWRPESSLAAARDDAPLDMDALFARRHAEADQFYAALQHDIPDADARLVQRQALAGMLWSKQYYQFDVTRWHDGDPGQPTPPRARRRGRNADWRHMCNGDVVSMPDKWEYPWYASWDLAFHAVAFAMIDPDFAKKQLLLLVKERYMHPNGQLPAYEWAFGDANPPVHAWATWRVYELDREVTGVGDHAFLEVMFHKLLLNFSWWVNRKDADDRNIFQGGFLGLDNVGIFDRSSPLPTGGRIDQADGTAWMASYALDLMQIGLELAMTNSAYVEIAVKFFEHFLYIAEAVSCSEGCRTGLWDGQDEFFYDVLHLPDGTRVPMRIRSIVGLIPLFAVHVLEDRVYGHLPGLRERLAWFLDHRPNLAKLVSRWTEPGTGNTTLLSLLRGQRMTALLRRALDESEFLSEHGVRALSRVHRDAPYVFGHDDVSVCVQYQPAESDSRVFGGNSNWRGPVWIPVNYLLIESLYEFHRYYGDEFRVDYPTGSGNRFSLGEIADDLARRVTTLFLKDAQGVRPVMAAYPMLQADPRSQDLILFHEYFHGDNGRGVGASHQTGWSGLVALLLQPRMMKLSHVALDVASVATPVGPPVTEETAPVMAR, encoded by the coding sequence ATGCCACCGCTACGCGCAAGCAATCTGCTCCAGTCGAAGGAAGGCGCCCGCCTCCATGGTCCGGAACTCGACCGCTGGCGCCGCTGGGGACCGTATCTGAGCGAACGGCAATGGGGCACCGTTCGCGAAGACTACAGCGAATACGGCACCGCCTGGGACTACTTTCCGCACGATCACGCGCGCAGCCGCATGTACCGCTGGGGCGAGGACGGCATTGCCGGATTCGGCAACGACCCGCTCGACTGGTGCGTATCGCTCGCGCTCTGGAACGGACACGATCCGATCATCAAGGAACGGCTCTTCGGCTTGACGAATGAGCAGGGCAATCACGGCGAGGACGTGAAGGAGCTTTACTTCTATCTCGACGGCACGCCAACGCATTCGTACATGAAGATGCTGTACAAGTATCCTCACGACGCGTACCCGTACCAGGATCTGATCGACGAAAACCGTCGGCGCGGCGCCGATCAGCTGGAGTATGAAATACTCGATACGGGCGTGTTCGACGACAACCGCTACTTCGACGTCTACGTCGAGTATGCGAAGCACACCCCCGACGATATCGTGATGCGCGTTACCGTCGAAAACCGCGCGGATCAGCACGCGGCGCTTCATGTGTTGCCGCAATTCTGGGCGCGCAACAGATGGGCGTGGTCGGGCAAGCCCGGCAAGCCGTCGCTCACGCTGGCGTCGGATACAGAGAAAGGCGCGTACGTCGTCGCGCACAATCCCGCGCTCGGAACGACGATCGTGACAGCGTCGGCGCAACAGCCGATCGAGTGGCTCTTCTGCGAAAACGAAACGAATGTGCGCCGCATTTTCGGCTTCGAGGGAGCGGGGCCGTTCAAGGACGGCTTCAATGACTACCTCGTCGACGGCGACGAGCAGGCCATCCGGCGCGACAAGGGCACCCGCGCCGCCGCGCATGTAGTCCTGCGGTTCGCGCCTCATGAGCGCTCGGTGCTGTATCTGCGCTGGCGTCCCGAATCGTCCCTGGCCGCGGCTCGGGATGACGCGCCGCTCGACATGGACGCGCTCTTCGCGCGCCGGCACGCGGAGGCCGACCAATTCTATGCGGCGCTTCAGCACGACATTCCCGACGCCGATGCGCGGCTCGTGCAGCGTCAGGCGCTCGCCGGCATGCTGTGGTCGAAGCAGTACTACCAGTTCGACGTGACGCGCTGGCACGACGGCGATCCCGGCCAACCGACGCCACCGAGAGCACGCAGGCGCGGCCGCAACGCGGACTGGCGGCACATGTGCAATGGCGACGTCGTGTCGATGCCCGACAAATGGGAGTACCCATGGTATGCGTCGTGGGATCTCGCGTTTCATGCGGTCGCGTTCGCCATGATCGATCCCGACTTCGCGAAGAAGCAATTGCTGCTGCTCGTGAAAGAACGCTACATGCATCCGAACGGGCAATTGCCTGCCTACGAGTGGGCGTTCGGCGATGCGAATCCGCCGGTTCATGCATGGGCGACATGGCGTGTGTATGAACTCGACCGCGAGGTGACGGGCGTTGGCGATCACGCCTTTCTCGAAGTCATGTTCCACAAGCTGCTGCTCAATTTCTCGTGGTGGGTCAACCGCAAGGACGCGGACGACCGCAACATCTTTCAGGGCGGCTTTCTTGGGCTCGACAATGTCGGCATCTTCGACCGGTCCTCGCCGCTGCCGACCGGCGGCCGCATCGATCAGGCCGATGGCACGGCATGGATGGCCTCCTACGCGCTCGACCTGATGCAGATCGGCCTCGAACTGGCGATGACGAACAGCGCCTACGTCGAAATCGCGGTGAAGTTCTTCGAGCACTTTCTGTATATCGCGGAAGCGGTCAGTTGCAGCGAAGGCTGCAGAACAGGGTTATGGGACGGCCAGGACGAATTCTTCTACGACGTGTTGCATCTTCCGGACGGTACCCGTGTGCCAATGCGCATTCGTTCGATCGTCGGACTGATTCCGCTGTTCGCCGTGCACGTGCTCGAGGATCGGGTGTACGGTCATCTGCCGGGATTGCGCGAACGGCTGGCGTGGTTTCTCGACCATCGGCCGAATCTGGCAAAGCTGGTGTCACGCTGGACCGAGCCCGGCACCGGTAACACCACGCTGCTCTCGCTGTTGCGCGGGCAGCGGATGACAGCGCTGCTGCGCCGCGCGCTCGACGAAAGCGAGTTTCTCTCCGAGCACGGCGTGCGCGCGCTGTCCCGTGTACATCGCGATGCACCGTACGTCTTCGGCCATGACGACGTGAGCGTCTGCGTTCAATACCAGCCGGCCGAATCGGACTCGCGTGTTTTCGGCGGCAATTCGAACTGGCGCGGGCCAGTCTGGATACCGGTCAACTACCTGCTGATCGAATCGCTGTATGAGTTCCATCGCTATTACGGCGATGAGTTTCGCGTCGACTATCCGACGGGATCGGGCAACCGTTTTTCGCTGGGCGAGATTGCCGACGACCTTGCACGGCGGGTCACCACGCTCTTTCTCAAAGACGCACAAGGCGTGCGGCCCGTGATGGCCGCCTATCCGATGCTGCAAGCCGACCCGCGGTCGCAGGATCTCATCCTGTTCCATGAATACTTCCACGGCGACAATGGACGAGGCGTCGGCGCTTCGCATCAGACCGGCTGGAGCGGGCTCGTCGCGCTGCTGCTCCAGCCGCGCATGATGAAGCTATCCCATGTGGCGCTCGATGTTGCATCGGTGGCCACGCCGGTGGGCCCGCCGGTGACCGAAGAGACCGCACCGGTTATGGCCCGGTAG
- a CDS encoding ABC transporter permease, giving the protein MNSITAPVRQPAKPRARRFGLPTSRAWLAAGQWLVTLLLCAFLIVPVVMSIMAGLTVNYFKGISSGLTLRWLGEVWTQYHGSVFLSLEVAAATLLITLLTGVPAGYVLARSKTRLSRIIEEFLVLPIALPGLASALALLVVYGGFTMFRMSVAFIVVGHVVFTLPFMVRAVAAVCASSDLRTLEEGAASLGASFFQRFVTIVLPNARPGIVAGALAVLTLSIGEFNLTWMLHTPDTKTLPVGLADTYASLRIEIGSAYTILFFIMTMPLLVAMQWLGVDATGQRSAGKQRTAARRSKPTPTSPS; this is encoded by the coding sequence ATGAATTCCATCACGGCTCCCGTCAGGCAGCCCGCAAAACCGCGCGCGCGGCGATTCGGGCTGCCCACCTCACGCGCGTGGCTCGCAGCCGGACAATGGCTCGTTACGCTTCTGCTATGCGCATTTCTGATCGTACCGGTCGTGATGTCGATCATGGCCGGACTCACGGTCAATTACTTCAAGGGCATATCGAGCGGACTCACGCTGCGCTGGCTCGGCGAAGTGTGGACGCAATATCACGGCTCGGTATTTCTCTCGCTCGAAGTGGCCGCGGCGACCTTGCTGATCACGCTGCTGACCGGCGTGCCGGCCGGCTACGTGCTGGCGCGCAGCAAGACGCGGCTCTCGCGCATCATCGAAGAGTTTCTGGTGCTGCCGATCGCCCTGCCCGGCCTCGCTTCCGCGCTCGCGCTACTGGTGGTCTACGGCGGCTTCACGATGTTTCGCATGAGCGTCGCGTTTATCGTCGTCGGGCACGTGGTGTTCACGCTGCCGTTCATGGTGCGCGCGGTCGCCGCCGTGTGTGCGAGCAGCGATCTGCGCACGCTGGAAGAAGGCGCCGCGAGCCTCGGCGCGAGCTTCTTTCAACGCTTCGTGACGATCGTGCTGCCGAATGCGCGGCCGGGGATCGTCGCAGGCGCATTGGCTGTGCTGACACTGTCGATCGGCGAATTCAACCTCACGTGGATGCTGCACACGCCCGACACCAAGACGCTGCCGGTCGGTCTCGCCGACACCTATGCATCGCTACGCATCGAAATCGGCAGCGCCTACACGATTCTGTTTTTCATCATGACGATGCCGCTGCTCGTCGCAATGCAATGGCTCGGCGTCGATGCGACCGGTCAGCGCAGCGCGGGGAAACAACGCACCGCTGCCCGCCGTTCGAAGCCTACACCGACGTCCCCATCATGA
- a CDS encoding ABC transporter substrate-binding protein — translation MIRSSTRFASSIKPLWHRLVRTTTTALATGMIVATALAALAPQAAHADETAICYNCPPEWADWASQIKAIQQKTGIRVPFDNKNSGQSIAQLMAEQKSPVADVVYLGVSSAFQAKDKGVIQPYKPAHWDDIPANMKDPQGYWFTIHSGTLGFFVNKDALEGKPVPRSWADLLKPEYKGMIGYLDPSSAFVGYAGAVAVNQALGGTLDNFEPGLDWFRKLKANAPIVPKQTAYARVMSGEIPILLDYDFDAYRAKYKDHANVEFVIPQEGTISVPYVMSLVKGAPHEANGKKVLDFVLSDEGQKLWADAYLRPVRANAMSPETAAKFLPASDYARAKSVDFGKMAEKQSSFGERYLQVMH, via the coding sequence GTGATCCGCTCTTCAACACGCTTTGCTTCATCGATCAAGCCGCTCTGGCATCGCCTCGTCCGCACGACGACTACCGCGCTCGCGACCGGCATGATCGTCGCCACCGCGCTCGCCGCCCTCGCGCCGCAAGCGGCCCACGCCGACGAAACCGCGATCTGCTACAACTGCCCGCCCGAATGGGCCGACTGGGCGAGCCAGATCAAGGCGATCCAGCAAAAGACCGGCATCCGCGTGCCGTTCGACAACAAGAACTCCGGCCAGTCGATTGCGCAACTGATGGCCGAGCAGAAGAGCCCGGTCGCGGACGTGGTGTATCTCGGCGTCTCGTCGGCGTTCCAGGCGAAAGACAAAGGCGTCATCCAGCCGTACAAGCCCGCGCACTGGGACGACATTCCGGCGAACATGAAGGACCCGCAAGGCTACTGGTTCACGATCCACTCGGGCACGCTGGGCTTTTTCGTCAACAAGGACGCACTCGAAGGCAAACCGGTGCCGCGCTCGTGGGCCGATCTTCTGAAGCCTGAGTACAAAGGCATGATCGGCTACCTCGACCCGTCGAGCGCGTTTGTCGGCTATGCGGGCGCGGTCGCGGTGAATCAGGCACTCGGCGGCACGCTCGACAACTTCGAGCCGGGCCTCGACTGGTTCCGCAAGCTGAAGGCCAATGCGCCGATCGTGCCGAAGCAGACCGCCTATGCGCGCGTGATGTCCGGTGAAATCCCCATCCTGCTCGACTACGACTTCGACGCCTACCGTGCGAAGTACAAGGATCACGCCAACGTCGAGTTCGTGATTCCGCAGGAAGGCACGATCTCGGTGCCGTACGTGATGAGTCTCGTGAAGGGCGCGCCGCATGAAGCGAACGGCAAGAAGGTGCTCGATTTCGTGCTGTCGGACGAAGGCCAGAAACTGTGGGCCGACGCTTATCTGCGCCCGGTGCGCGCGAATGCGATGAGTCCGGAAACCGCCGCAAAATTCCTGCCTGCAAGCGACTATGCCCGCGCCAAATCGGTCGACTTCGGCAAAATGGCCGAGAAGCAGTCGAGCTTCGGCGAGCGTTATCTGCAGGTGATGCATTGA
- a CDS encoding ABC transporter permease codes for MNDVTFPLRWRIALIAPALAVFIAFWLLPMGALAQISGDGHAFATYRAMLTNPRYMSSLGATVVLSAAVTATTLVLSVIAGLLLARREFPLKRTLLALLTFPLAFPGVVVGFMVIMLAGRQGLIGALSLKLTGDRWVFAYSMSGLFLGYLYFSIPRVIVTVMASATKLDASLEEAARSLGASSWRITRDIVLPALSPGLIAAGAVCFATAMGAFGTAFTLATDIDVLPMTIYTEFTLNANMVTAAGLSIVLGIVTWAVLAFARSVSGSAVAASA; via the coding sequence TTGAACGACGTCACGTTCCCGCTGCGCTGGCGCATCGCCTTGATCGCGCCGGCGCTGGCGGTCTTCATCGCATTCTGGCTGCTGCCGATGGGGGCGCTCGCGCAGATTAGCGGCGACGGTCACGCATTCGCGACCTATCGCGCGATGCTGACGAATCCGCGCTACATGTCGAGCCTCGGCGCGACGGTCGTGTTGTCCGCAGCGGTCACGGCGACGACGCTGGTGCTCTCGGTGATCGCCGGTTTGCTGCTGGCGCGCCGTGAGTTTCCGCTCAAGCGCACGCTGCTCGCGCTGCTGACGTTTCCGTTGGCATTCCCTGGCGTCGTGGTCGGCTTCATGGTGATCATGCTGGCCGGACGCCAGGGTTTGATCGGCGCGTTGTCGCTGAAACTCACCGGCGACCGCTGGGTGTTCGCCTACTCGATGAGCGGCCTCTTTCTCGGTTACCTTTACTTCTCGATTCCTCGCGTGATCGTCACGGTAATGGCATCGGCGACCAAGCTCGATGCTTCGCTCGAAGAAGCCGCGCGTTCGCTCGGCGCATCGTCATGGCGTATCACGCGCGACATCGTGTTGCCCGCGTTGTCGCCGGGTCTGATCGCTGCGGGCGCCGTATGTTTCGCCACCGCGATGGGCGCCTTCGGCACCGCCTTTACCCTGGCCACCGACATCGACGTATTGCCGATGACCATCTACACCGAGTTCACGCTGAACGCGAACATGGTGACCGCCGCGGGCCTGTCCATCGTGCTCGGCATCGTCACGTGGGCCGTGCTGGCGTTCGCTCGCAGCGTGAGCGGCTCGGCTGTCGCGGCAAGCGCATGA
- a CDS encoding LacI family DNA-binding transcriptional regulator produces MSPTIKDVAAHAGFSIATVSRAINAPHTVNPVTLDKVRQSIDALNFRPSPLGRQLRGERTRLIGVILPTLANPVFAECLQGIDELAAAQGYRLMLMTTQYDADRERHAIETLREHRVEGLILTVADADTHPLLDELDRAGLLYVLMHNDTARRPSVSVDNRLAAFDGVRMLIAHGHRRILMLAGTLAASDRARQRHLGYAQAMQQAGLTPAPALEVDFNADELAPSVLAHLTSGPNRPTALFCSNDLLAMVVMRGLRRARLQIPRDMSILGFDGLPMGELLSPPLASVCAPNREIGCAAWRRLLARVTGTDETSGETSPTLTLPHSLREGATIAAISSRTDNSPVRASTSAERPFA; encoded by the coding sequence ATGAGCCCAACGATCAAGGATGTGGCCGCCCACGCGGGTTTTTCCATCGCCACGGTCTCGCGCGCGATCAACGCGCCGCACACCGTGAACCCGGTCACGCTCGACAAGGTGCGTCAGTCCATCGACGCCCTCAACTTCCGCCCCAGCCCGCTCGGCCGCCAGCTGCGCGGCGAGCGCACACGCCTCATCGGCGTGATCCTGCCGACGCTCGCCAACCCCGTGTTCGCCGAATGCCTGCAAGGCATCGACGAGCTCGCCGCGGCGCAAGGCTACCGGCTCATGCTGATGACCACCCAGTACGATGCCGACCGCGAACGCCACGCCATCGAAACGCTGCGCGAACATCGCGTGGAAGGCCTGATCCTGACCGTCGCCGATGCCGACACGCACCCGCTGCTCGACGAGCTCGACCGCGCCGGCCTGCTCTATGTGCTGATGCATAACGACACGGCGCGGCGTCCGTCGGTCTCGGTCGACAACCGCCTCGCCGCGTTCGACGGCGTACGCATGCTGATCGCGCACGGCCATCGCCGCATCCTGATGCTCGCAGGCACGCTCGCCGCCTCGGACCGCGCCCGCCAGCGGCATCTCGGCTACGCGCAGGCAATGCAGCAGGCCGGCCTCACCCCCGCGCCCGCGCTCGAAGTCGATTTCAACGCCGACGAACTGGCGCCGTCCGTGCTCGCGCATCTGACCAGCGGCCCGAACCGCCCGACCGCTCTCTTCTGCAGCAACGATCTGCTCGCCATGGTCGTGATGCGCGGCCTGCGCCGGGCACGGCTGCAGATTCCGCGCGACATGTCGATTCTCGGCTTCGACGGACTCCCGATGGGCGAATTGCTGTCGCCGCCGCTGGCAAGCGTCTGCGCGCCGAATCGCGAGATCGGCTGCGCCGCCTGGCGGCGTTTGCTGGCCCGCGTAACCGGCACTGACGAAACGTCAGGCGAAACGTCGCCCACGCTGACGCTGCCGCACAGCTTGCGCGAAGGCGCCACCATCGCGGCGATTTCGAGCCGTACCGACAATTCGCCGGTGCGCGCTTCAACGTCGGCCGAGAGACCGTTTGCATGA
- a CDS encoding pseudouridine-5'-phosphate glycosidase, producing the protein MVADLAHPWLTCSAPVAAAQAAGRPLVALESTIIAHGMPYPENVRTAREVEALIRDLGAEPATIALIGGRIRIGLSDDELELLGRSDQVHKVSRRDLPAVLAGGGLGATTVAGTMICSALAGIEVFVTGGIGGVHREAPETFDISADLQELAKTSVAVVCAGAKSILDIGLTLEYLETHGVPVLSCEQDNFAAFYTRDSGFRADFRLDDAAEQARFIRTKWDLGLVGGVVLSTPVPQAAAMSVEEIDALTQQALAEATAQGITGKAVTPFLLARIKALTGGRSLATNIALVKHNAEVGARLALALAHAGRGAGAALVV; encoded by the coding sequence ATGGTCGCGGACCTTGCACACCCATGGTTGACCTGCAGCGCGCCCGTGGCCGCCGCACAGGCCGCCGGCCGCCCGCTTGTGGCGCTGGAATCGACCATCATCGCTCACGGCATGCCCTATCCGGAGAACGTTCGCACTGCGCGCGAAGTGGAGGCCTTGATCCGTGACCTGGGCGCCGAGCCCGCGACTATCGCACTGATCGGCGGGCGAATCCGCATCGGCCTTTCGGACGACGAGCTGGAACTGCTCGGCCGCTCTGACCAGGTGCACAAAGTCAGCCGCCGCGACTTGCCGGCGGTGCTGGCCGGCGGCGGGCTTGGCGCCACGACAGTGGCCGGCACGATGATATGTTCCGCGCTGGCCGGCATCGAGGTTTTCGTGACCGGCGGCATTGGCGGCGTGCATCGGGAAGCGCCGGAAACCTTCGACATTTCGGCCGACCTGCAGGAACTGGCGAAGACCTCGGTGGCGGTGGTCTGCGCCGGGGCGAAGTCCATCCTGGACATCGGACTCACGTTGGAATACCTGGAAACGCACGGCGTGCCGGTGCTCAGTTGCGAGCAGGACAATTTCGCCGCGTTTTACACGCGCGACAGCGGCTTTCGTGCGGACTTCAGGCTGGACGACGCGGCGGAGCAGGCGCGCTTCATCCGTACCAAGTGGGACCTGGGCCTCGTGGGCGGCGTGGTGTTGAGCACGCCGGTGCCGCAAGCGGCAGCGATGAGTGTCGAAGAGATCGACGCGCTGACTCAGCAGGCGCTCGCCGAGGCCACGGCGCAAGGCATCACCGGCAAGGCCGTGACGCCCTTCCTGCTGGCGCGCATCAAGGCGCTGACGGGTGGACGCAGCCTGGCGACAAACATCGCGCTCGTGAAACACAATGCCGAGGTAGGGGCAAGGCTGGCGCTGGCGTTGGCACACGCAGGGCGTGGGGCGGGTGCGGCGTTGGTTGTCTGA